The following proteins are co-located in the Trichomycterus rosablanca isolate fTriRos1 chromosome 14, fTriRos1.hap1, whole genome shotgun sequence genome:
- the LOC134326761 gene encoding zinc finger protein 180-like: IHTGEKPYQCSQCGKSFNGQSHLKIHQHIHTGEKPYQCSQCGKSFNGQSDLKIHQRIHTGEKPYQCSQCGKSFNVQSNLKKHQRIHTGEKPYQCSHCGKSFNQQSALKIHQRIHTGEKLYQCSQCGKSFNGQSNLKNHQRIHTGEKPYQCSQCGKSFNGQSDLKIHQRIHTGEKPYQCSQCGKSFNGQSNLKKHQRIHTGEKPYQCSQCGKSFNGQSALKIHQRIHTGEKPYQCSQCGKSFNGQSDLKIHQRIHTGEKPYQCSQCGKNFNIQSNLKKHQRIHFLQK; this comes from the coding sequence attcacactggagagaaaccatatcagtgctcacagtgtggaaagagttttaatggacagagccatctcaaaatacaccagcacattcacactggagagaaaccgtatcagtgctcacagtgtggaaagagttttaatggacagagtgatctcaaaatacaccagcgcattcacactggggagaaaccgtatcagtgctcacagtgtggaaagagttttaatgtacagagtaatctcaaaaaacaccagcgcattcacactggagagaaaccgtatcagtgctcacactgtggaaagagttttaatcaacagagtgctctcaaaatacaccagcgcattcacactggagagaaactgtatcagtgctcacagtgtggaaagagttttaatggacagagtaatctcaaaaatcaccagcgcattcacactggagaaaaaccatatcagtgctcacagtgtggaaagagttttaatggacagagtgatctcaaaatacaccagcgcattcacactggagagaaaccgtatcagtgctcacagtgtggaaagagttttaatgggcagagtaatctcaaaaaacaccagcgcattcacactggagaaaaaccatatcagtgctcacagtgtgggaagagttttaatggacagagtgctctcaaaatacaccagcgcattcacactggagagaaaccatatcagtgctcacagtgtggaaagagttttaatggacagagtgatctgaaaatacaccagcgcattcacactggagagaaaccatatcagtgctcacagtgtggaaagaattttaatatacagagtaatctcaaaaaacaccagcgcattcactttttacagaaatga